The uncultured Sunxiuqinia sp. genomic sequence ACTCGAAATGCATTCTGACGATTAACTATTTTCTAAAAGTCTGATATTTCTCTGCAGTTATACAGAAGGTATTTAATGTGCCTATACCTAAACTAAATTCTCGATTTTCGAAAGCATAAAACTGGTATCCGAACGGTTTTAAAAACTGCATAATTTCTTCGGTGATACTTTCAATTAGCAAGACGGGGTGATGGCTCTTCAATGTCTCGATGCCTCCTTTTAATACTTCCAGCTCATGACCTTGCACATCAATCTTAACAAAGTAAGGATTAAATTGAAAATCATCCAACTTCCGAACCTGACAAGTCATTTTTTTTATTAAAAGGTCTTTGTCGCGGAACTTCCAAAGCCTGTCCCTTAGCCAATCTCTGGCTTCCTCATAGTGAAAAGACGAGAGCCCATCAAACATCC encodes the following:
- a CDS encoding FkbM family methyltransferase, which codes for MKRFLRSVQTFFPFLHDLRFNLKFIWIKGFKSPSEKDFNALKLFNPRADQVFLDVGANRGEAILSMLIEKRLSNKIIAFEPNPWVFKKIEGNPIISKERLKLHNVGLGSKNEDLTLFVPFYRRWMFDGLSSFHYEEARDWLRDRLWKFRDKDLLIKKMTCQVRKLDDFQFNPYFVKIDVQGHELEVLKGGIETLKSHHPVLLIESITEEIMQFLKPFGYQFYAFENREFSLGIGTLNTFCITAEKYQTFRK